Proteins encoded in a region of the Dreissena polymorpha isolate Duluth1 chromosome 6, UMN_Dpol_1.0, whole genome shotgun sequence genome:
- the LOC127833825 gene encoding tubulin beta chain, with translation MREIVHMQAGQCGNQIGAKFWEVISDEHGIDPTGTYHGDSDLQLERINVYYNEATGGKYVPRAILVDLEPGTMDSVRSGPFGQIFRPDNFVFGQSGAGNNWAKGHYTEGAELVDSVLDVVRKEAESCDCLQGFQLTHSLGGGTGSGMGTLLISKIREEYPDRIMNTFSVVPSPKVSDTVVEPYNATLSVHQLVENTDETYCIDNEALYDICFRTLKLTTPTYGDLNHLVSATMSGVTTCLRFPGQLNADLRKLAVNMVPFPRLHFFMPGFAPLTSRGSQQYRALTVPELTQQMFDAKNMMAACDPRHGRYLTVAAMFRGRMSMKEVDEQMLNVQNKNSSYFVEWIPNNVKTAVCDIPPRGLKMSATFIGNSTAIQELFKRISEQFTAMFRRKAFLHWYTGEGMDEMEFTEAESNMNDLVSEYQQYQDATAEEEGEFDEEEDEGEAA, from the exons TTCTGGGAAGTCATCTCAGATGAACATGGAATCGACCCCACAGGTACATACCACGGCGATTCTGACCTGCAACTGGAAAGAATCAACGTTTACTACAATGAAGCTACTGGTGGAAAATATGTACCCCGAGCCATTTTGGTAGATCTTGAACCAGGTACCATGGACTCTGTCAGATCAGGCCCATTTGGACAAATTTTCAGACCAGACAACTTTGTGTTTGGACAAAGTGGTGCAGGCAACAATTGGGCAAAGGGACATTACACAGAAGGTGCAGAATTGGTTGACTCGGTGCTTGATGTTGTTCGCAAGGAAGCTGAATCATGTGACTGTCTTCAGGGATTCCAACTCACACACTCCCTCGGTGGTGGTACAGGATCCGGTATGGGCACATTGCTCATCAGCAAGATCCGTGAGGAGTACCCAGACCGCATCATGAACACATTCTCTGTTGTACCATCACCAAAGGTATCAGATACCGTCGTCGAGCCATACAATGCTACACTCTCCGTCCACCAGCTCGTTGAGAACACGGACGAGACCTACTGCATTGACAACGAGGCTCTTTACGATATCTGCTTCAGGACCCTGAAACTCACCACCCCCACATACGGTGACCTGAACCATCTAGTCTCTGCCACCATGTCTGGAGTCACCACCTGCCTCCGATTCCCTGGTCAGTTGAACGCAGATCTCCGTAAACTGGCCGTCAACATGGTTCCCTTCCCCCGTCTCCACTTCTTCATGCCTGGCTTTGCTCCTCTCACATCTCGCGGTAGCCAGCAGTACAGAGCTCTTACCGTCCCTGAGCTCACCCAGCAGATGTTTGATGCCAAGAACATGATGGCTGCCTGTGACCCACGTCATGGAAGGTACCTCACCGTTGCCGCCATGTTCCGAGGCCGCATGTCCATGAAGGAGGTCGACGAACAGATGTTGAACGTCCAGAACAAGAACAGCAGCTACTTCGTTGAATGGATCCCCAACAACGTGAAGACCGCTGTGTGCGACATTCCACCACGAGGTCTCAAGATGTCTGCCACCTTCATTGGCAACAGTACCGCTATCCAGGAGCTGTTCAAGCGAATCTCTGAGCAGTTCACTGCTATGTTCCGTCGCAAGGCTTTCCTTCACTG GTACACTGGGGAAGGCATGGATGAGATGGAGTTCACGGAGGCCGAGTCAAATATGAACGACTTGGTGTCTGAGTATCAGCAGTACCAGGACGCCACCGCCGAGGAGGAGGGAGAGTTTGATGAGGAGGAAGATGAGGGAGAAGCTGCATAA